The window CCAGTCACAGCAGCACCACAGCAGTCGTCCTAGCGTTTCATATTGTACTTTATCAAATGTCAGAACGTTTTTCCTCCAGAATTAGTTTTACATATAGAGAATGAATTTATACTTAAATGATCTGTTTTAACTTGGTGACAcaagtgtacattttttacactttcaaaACTCTTGaaagttttatatatttttgttaatgtttgttttataagatgtaagtaggttttttttgtagcagtaggtcttttcttctttcttcttgcATCATTTTGGCTCTACAAGTGTGCACTGACCAGGTAGATTTTCAAGacatagttttacattttgggaaatgcgcttCTTCGCTTTGTTGCCAAGAGTTTGATGGGAAgatgccactctcatatctgtatgtATAAATTGAAGTActggagaaattaaaattttgacctgatgatgacactagatgaaaagtgaggTGATTAccaaagtttttacttttcatcctctgggcaaaTCTGAATCCTATTCGTCCAACagttgttgatatatttcagcctggaccaaagtggtggactgacaggcTAACATCGCCGTTAGCATGGCTAGAGCGTCAGTTTGTGGTTCTACACTGTTTGGTTTCTGCACGTATTAAAGAAAACGAGATAGAAAGTGTTAATTAGTAGGTTTTAGGCCGATTTTGCTACCTTCAAACAGAGCACTGTCTCCAGcctctgtgctaagctaggctaacaatCTCTttgctctagcttcatatttagcatcCATACGTGAAAGTGTATTTATCTTCTCAGGTGACTCCCGGCAAGGACGCGACAAAAAGTTATTTCACAAGACGTCGAACATTTCCTTTGAACACTGAATGAGGAAACTGCCTCAGTATTCAAATCtttgagagatgaagagattAGTCCAGAGTTTATCCTGGTCCATGCTACTGCAAGAGGCAAAGTGTTACAAGCTATTCCACACACAGATAAACTCCATACATATTTCCCCAACAAGGTTTTAAGACAGCTACAAACAAAATTCTGTGTCTTAGGCACTTCTCGCCAGACCATTAGTGAGGGCCTAGTTGCTTGTGTTGTCagaggttggttttttttttttcttcaccatccTGTGGTTTGAGAAATAAAACTCTCAGAAGCCTCTGTGATGTCAGAGATCAGAcggaggaacacacacacacacacacacacacacacacacacacacacacacacacacacacacacacacacaaacacacacacaaaaatccagCTGGAGTTTGTGGTGAGAGTGCAAATCTGTGAATAAAAACTTCCGTCCAGTAAGtgtctgctttgtttttcttgttctttttaattcatGAACCGCTGTTGTCTgactcacacactgacacatagactaaagcaaacacacacacacacacacacacacacacacacccaccaagGAAATTCGGGACGCTTCCTCTTGCTTTGAAGGGTCCTAAACTACCCAAACCACTGAAACTTTACATAAGCAGTGAGCCACAGgtatgaatgaaaaaaggagCCCATATGCCAAAACCAGTACACCAGTAAACCCAGGAACCTTCATGTAGCATATGCAGGGCtgaatacatgcacacacagcagctgaaaaggttcagctctgttttttgggggggggggctgatagTTTTGCAGGGAGCGTTGGGGCTTGGCGGTGGTTGAGGTGGCGTGACGCCGTTGCATCCTATCAGCAGACGACTACACTAGCTCAATTTAAGAGCACCTCTGTtccagacaacacacacacacacaaacacacacacactcttcacatGTTTACTTTGCTTTCCCTGTGTCTCGTACAGGGGAACTTTTTCTACCTTGCCCACCAGATTGGCGgctataaaaatgaaacttcCTGAATGTACCGAGGggatgtgtttatgtgtacacATACCTGTGACCTTGGACATGGCAGCGgactatacatacacacactgtgtccACACCAGTCGGCCCATATGGAATATTGAcgcaccgatcagccacaacattaaaaccagtgaccTGTGTGGCTGATCAGCGTAAGTGTCTTTAAAGGCAgcgtctttttttctgttctgttcagttTCAGAGGTTAAAAGTCACTGTGCCGTGCAATCAGGCCTGGTTTTGAACTCAAGACCTCCAAACCAAGTAGGGCTAAGAAATGGGCCCTGGGCACTACCGCTGCGGTGTATACATGTATTCAGTATGTGTTTAGAGTTTGAATATAGGACCATCTTGTGTTCAGCCTCTATTCTGAGATTTCAGTGTATAATTTTTGGCTTTCATCGTGTTGTGTCTGGTTTCTTACCTACCAACTTGAGcctctttatttcattttgttatgtgATCTACTGTATGGGACTTGCTGCAACAACTCTTATGTCCCACTATAGCACACgttctttttccccctttgtttCAGCTTAAAAaagcagtttgacattttaattatgCCTGTTCCCTTTCTTgccaaaagagagaagaagatcAATATCATTCTcgtatctgtccattaaatatgaactTACAGCCCGGGCAGGGTAAGCTCAGTGACTGGAAACAGCCAGCTTGAACAAAGATAACAAAAACCTGGCTACCGGCACCTCTAGACCTCAAGTCAGCTGCAAGCCGCACAGGATGCACCGTCTGTGTGTATgaggtgtgcctgtgtgttttttcgaCAGCTCAGACTTACTCCAGTCTTTCGGTTTTTCCTCTGGTCTCTTTACATTTTGAAGTAGACTAATAAAGCCAAGGGATAAGTgcgatattttttttttttttttttcttgctgaagttgaaacattttcaagtcATGCCGACCTGTCTTAGTCTTAGACGAgtctttccattgactttgtaCGCAGTTGCTCTGCCTCTGAAGTTCGTCTACTGTCAGGCAGATTTTGTGACCTTTGGCTTTGCTAGCCGcctccccctgtttccagtatttGTGCTAAGATACGCTAGCAGTCTTGTGGCTGTAGCTCCGTGCAGAAAGGAGaatggtgtcaatcttctcatcaaactctcagcaagaaaacaaacagacgtatttcccaaaatttcagaaaactcTTAATAGCTTTAAAGCGAGGCTACTTTTTGCCTGTTATATGGCCACGTGTAATGGTTACGGGATAATGCTAAAACAGTTTCACAGTAGCACAAGTCAAGAAGAGACATGAAGTCAGTGAACTGACTCAGTCATCTCACACACCAGTACCAATCTCCAGCTTTAATTTGCTAACGGTTGCCACCACAACCTAGCCCCAATTTGTGCATTGGAGTCACAGTGGTaagcatctttttctgctgaaaataaTCACCCAGTGAGCTTTATAGACGCTGGACGGTGGAGAAACAACCCTTAACTCTGCTCTGAAGGTCTTTCCAGAATCCTCAGACCCCTCTAACCGCCTGGATGAAAAAAGATTGCTGCGCAATAAATAGATGTTTTTTCCGAATTTGCTTCTTTAAACCGGATAACAAGATTTTTTCATATACAGCATGATATTCTGATACAGCCTGCTGAGTCAAATATCAAGACCCAagactgtgtttttaatggctgCATCATTCcatcaaatgttaatatttcagTGCCGAGTTTAATATAGACTAATATCCCAAACATTCAGCCTGATATGATTTGGCATCTCTGGAAAGTTTTGTGACCTTAaaagttctgtgggtttgaacaaaGTTTGGCTGCGCAGCAGTAGTTTGTGGCCGCGATGGTAGTACAGCAACAAAAGTCTTTACAAAGTCAAACTCTGCATCTCTAGAAGAACATGgtgagatttttatttttacaggctCGCAGATCAACTTTTTTAACTCTTCAGCCAAACCTTTGGGCTGCAATTTGGCTCTGGATCCTaagtcctctcctcctcccctcccccttcaTCAATAGTCAAAGAACCTCCTATGTGAGATTATATAATGTTTTGCCACTCTTTTTCACAACATTTGGCTTCATGTGTGTACGCTCCTTCAGCCTTGTTACTCTCCTTCCCCCCTCAGCTCCCACAGACCCATTGACCCCCCCCCTTCCGTCCTCAGTTTATGTTCtcccccctccttccttccatccatcctgtccatcacttttttttttagttctgaGCGTACAACACAAGTCTCGTGtggttgctgtgtgtgtgtgtgtgtgtgtgtgtgtgtgtgtgtgtgtgtgtgtgtgtgtgtcgtgtgtgtgtgtgtgtgtgtgtgtgtgtgtgagggaggggTCAGTGCTGGAGGAGGAGTTTGAGTCCTTCGGCTTACCTGAATAATACCTTCTTTGTGAGCTTCAGCTTTATAAAGTCGCACTCAGATGCACTCTCTCCTTGCACACCTTAACCCACTGTGCGGACGAATACATACACATCATCCCATACCTACCTCCATCCCTCACTGACCACACCTAACACCGCCATGAGCGCCGGGATGAGAGTGTTGCTGCTGGTTCTGGCCGCGACCGCTTGCGCGTCAAACGCTCAGaccaacaacagcagcaacgacaacaagcagcagcagcagcagcagcagcaacagcaacagcgaGGAATCCCGGATGAGCCCATCAGATTCACCACCAAGACCCAGGACTCCTGTACCATGGTGGTGTCCGGAGCCGGGGACTATACTCGCCTGCGTGTCTCCTGCAAAGGTCCTAGCCAGGGCCAGACCCCGGGACGCTCCTACTACTGCGACTTCCAGGGGAAACCCAACCTGTGCCGTGCCTACAACCCCAACCCTCGCCACTACTTCAACCAGATTATGTGGGAGTTGAGGAAGCTGAGTCATGCCTGCCAGGGACCCAAAATCTACCGCCCGCAGATGTGCAAGAAGTACCCCGACGAGGCCCAGATGACTTTCCTGGCCTCCTGGCCCAAGACCACCAGCTCCAAGCCGTCCAAGCCCGTGCAGGAGCCACGCAAACCGGCGGTGCCAGCCCCGACCAAGCCCGTCCCTACTCCTAAACCTGTCAAGCCCCAGCCTCATCAGCCCATCAAGCCCCAGCCAGGCAAGGGCTCCCAGACCAGGAAAACAACCCCCAAGTCTGGGAAGACCACTACTCGTCCCACAGAGCAGCCCGACTCCAGAGCCTCCCGCATTGCCTCCGAGTACTGCTGGAAGAGCTTGCAAGGCGTCTGCACCTACTTCATCAGCTGGTTCCAAAACTGAGACGATACTGCAGACGCAGGTGAGTCATGGGAAAAATGACAATTAGAAAAGGAAAGGCAGAAGTTACAGAAACAGTTTAGCAAGAGATAGATTGAAAAAGTTAGAATAAAAAAGCTTGAGAAAGGCGAACATTTGTGGCGGTTTGGTGCAATAATTAAGCTGAGAACGACTGTAAAGCCAGAATACAAAATAGCACAGATATTTTTAAAGACAGTAAAATCAAGTCCAAATTGAAGTCTACGGAGTACAGTATCTCTGTCCAGCCTGCCCGTTCACAAAAGAAACAGACTTTAGcttgaattgatttttaaaaatcctacattgtttgttgtttcaggtCGGAAACACCAGCGACGGACTCAGTCAGAGCTCCCACACAGAAACCTCTCCAGGATCCGTGCGGGTGCCTCTGGAGTCTTTTCGTCACCCTGTGAGGTCCGACTCCCCACACTGCAGCATCTCAGGGGCTGAGCCAAAAGCACTCGATCTACACCTGTGTACGGTTCCTGTGCTGTCATCTAGTGTACATGCCATTTCTAaatctgtaaaacacacaccGGCAAGGCGAGGGAAAATATGGCAGGCATGTGATTCTGTTTGTATATGATGTAAAATTTCCTTCCTCAACAACATTTACTATTccaggaaagaaaatgtgaagatATAGAGAATAAAGTCAGAGTGGTGACGTCTCCTCTTCTTCCATGTcgttctgtttcttcttctaaGCTGAAAACATGCAGTGAGTTTTCACACTCACTTACTCAAAGGGgtccttgtttcttttcatcgCCGGCTGTAACAACATGTCTGCTTCCCCGGCTGAGGAAGGTGgtaacatacagacacaaactgcAGTAAGGATAATACAGCTCGATCACAGAAAGGCGTCTGAACAGATCTAAACACGTCTTTGTATGAGCTGATGAATCGAGTCTTAAGAGCCACCGCGTGCGGGAACAGAGGAGGTCTGTGTGGGAGGCCGAAGCCAAAGAGTGGCTGCAGTACTGGTGTTGTtaacacacacgctcacacacaaaaCGCGCAGACGGTGGATGAGGAAGGAAGATACAAATCGCTCTTACTCGCGTCACGGTCGCTGTAGCCActtctttaaatattaaatccCTTAACAAGCAGTCGATCTGGCAATATAGACAGAACTACATTTCAGATTATAATGGTGATCTGATAGGTTTCCAAAAGTGTTAGGGTGTGTATAAAATCATGTACTAGACAtgtagaatatttccatttgatagCGTGCTAATGCCATAAAAATACATGGCATTTGGgctttgaatatttcactgagCTTCAAAGAAAAGCTGGAACAAGCCGATACAGAATATATACGTTAAAAGCAATAAAGCTACTTTAAGATGAAGAAGATGTAAAATGCATGCACAATGCATAGGGAAAGGCTCTACCtccaaaaggttttttttactgaatctAAAAAACCAGCGTGACGAGAATGTAAAGGCTTTGAAGAAGTATTTGTAGTAATAATACAGGATACGGGGGGCAGTCCTATTAAGGCCTCTTAGGTCAATCAGCTCTGGCTTGTATTGGTAACAACGGGATAGATGTAATAAATGTGGATAAATGTAATCAAACTTCCTGGATATGCAGCAGAGGataacaaaatcagaaaaatacattaattaagtaaaagtgGATGAAACAAAGCTGTCTAAATATGCATGTATTTTACTGTCCGCTCAAAATAACGAAAGTGAGAGCAGCAATAAAGCAAAGCAAATGAGTAACTTATGTGTCTTATGCACATGAACCATAACATAAGGTGCATCTTTTATATCATATATGCCAGTGGTAGGCAAACAGCGGCCTTTGAGCCAAATCCGGCCCTCCGTCAAAAATATTTGGTCCCTTGGACGTAAGCTGGAGTTCGTGTTCACAGAAAAAacttttacagcatttttcacaaatctACTGTAGATATGGAAATGTAAATATCTCCAAGGCTCATGTAGAtcccaataaataaatagaaatattaagACACACTGCTGTAATTCTGTCAGCCCTCGGTCACTGACAGTTAAAACGACATCGGCCTTCGGATACGTAGCCAAAGCAGTTAGTTTTATGATCCACTTTTGTTCTTTAATGAAGTTAAAATTA is drawn from Xiphias gladius isolate SHS-SW01 ecotype Sanya breed wild chromosome 15, ASM1685928v1, whole genome shotgun sequence and contains these coding sequences:
- the fgfbp2b gene encoding fibroblast growth factor-binding protein 2b: MSAGMRVLLLVLAATACASNAQTNNSSNDNKQQQQQQQQQQQRGIPDEPIRFTTKTQDSCTMVVSGAGDYTRLRVSCKGPSQGQTPGRSYYCDFQGKPNLCRAYNPNPRHYFNQIMWELRKLSHACQGPKIYRPQMCKKYPDEAQMTFLASWPKTTSSKPSKPVQEPRKPAVPAPTKPVPTPKPVKPQPHQPIKPQPGKGSQTRKTTPKSGKTTTRPTEQPDSRASRIASEYCWKSLQGVCTYFISWFQN